A single genomic interval of Astyanax mexicanus isolate ESR-SI-001 chromosome 4, AstMex3_surface, whole genome shotgun sequence harbors:
- the LOC125801466 gene encoding uncharacterized protein LOC125801466, translating to MENNCMTIGFSKCVSIINFFFHFMCRHIAGQIDPRPWTEKTGRSFDHFPQQTSGNYCGILILIYALCICTNTPFIFTENDVPLIRQWWCILLMERFQIEGHGQRFAFWTDKASRLLQGTLQPLFRVSRSITSDIPPHVQTMVNRTAQEKKLVDFAVQDHGVRQHLLGVLCGKEPSKWLSRIQKGSSLRVPVYLDSEEEQDSLFFYLQDVLKSAPVEFHIEDQVQFILDVLFPECITQAMSTLQGITIQEAEELFLSGPNYSRR from the exons atggagaacaattgtatgactataggtttcagtaagtgtgtgtccataattaatttttttttccattttatgtgcagacatattgcaggccagattgacccaagaccctggacagagaagaccggcagaagttttgat cacttccctcaacaaacttctgggaactactgtggcatccttatactcatt tatgccctctgtatctgcaccaataccccatttatcttcacagag aatgatgtgccattaatccgccagtggtggtgcatcctactgatggaaagatttcagattgaagg acatggccagaggtttgctttctggactgacaaggctagcaggctattgcaagggacccttcagccactttttagggtatctaggtcaatcacttcagacattccacctcatgtgcaaaccatggtcaaccgcacagcccaagaaaagaagctggtagactttgctgtacaagaccatggagtccggcaacatttgttg ggtgtactctgtggaaaagagccttcgaagtggctcagcagaatccagaagggatcatctctacgggtgccagtgtacctggactcggaggaagaacaggactccctatttttctatcttcaggatgtcctgaaatctgcaccagtagaattccacattgaggatcaagtgcagttcattttggatgttttgttcccagag tgcatcacccaagccatgtctacactacagggaataactatacaagaggctgaagagttgtttctttcaggtcctaactacagcagaaggtaa